Below is a window of Blastocatellia bacterium DNA.
GATGTCGCCGAGCGCGTCGTTGAATTCGTCGTCACCAGCAATACCTCGCAGTTAGCGCAATTCCAAGCGGGATCGCCTTTTCCTTATCCTAAGCCGATCCTCGCGCATCTCGGAACGCGCCATCGCTACAACGCGCAGATGATCCCCTTCCACAACAACACCGATCACATGACGTTCAACGAAGCGCCGATCGGCGTTCCAGGGATCACCTTCACCAACTGGCCCGACAACTATATTCACACGACGGACGACGACCTCTGGAACATCGATCGCACGCAATTGCAGCGGAATACGTTCGCTGCCGCCGCCATCGCCTACTTCATCGCCTCACTTGACGCGGAACGCGGGCGCATCCTCGCAACGGAGGTCTTCACGCGAGCGCTCGAGCGGATGGCCTTCGATGAGCGCCTGGCTTTCGAAATGGTCTTGCACGAGCCGGACAAGACGTTCGCCTTCGGGCGCGCTCGAAATCAGATCCTCCAAGCCGCAGCACGCGAACGCCTGGCGCTCGAGTCCATCCTTCGCCCGGTCCCCGAAGCCCGAGGGCTCGTCGAACACTTCAAGACCATGCTCGCAGAGAGAGAAGCCCAAGCGCTCTCGAATTTGGAGCGATACTATGTGAAGATCACGGGACAAGCGCGCGCTCCTTCGCTCGTCCGCTCTCCGAAGGAGGAAGAATTGGCGCGGAAGATCCCCGTCCTCGCCGCCGGGCCAGCCGAATTCTTGGAGCGGCGTCATCGCGTCCGCAACGTGGAGGGCTTGCACCCACTGATGGCCTTCGAGGTGCTCAATTTCATTGATGGCTCGCGATCGGTCCTGGACATCTACAATGCTGTGGATGCGGAAGCACGCCGCGCCGGAGCTCACTACTATGGGACGGTGACGCTGGAACGCGTCGAACACTATGTGCGAAATCTCATCGAAGCCGGGCTTGTCCGGTGGAAGCTATGAGCCGATCCGCCGGAGCGATGCTGATCCCCTCTCCGCTACTGGGATGGGTCTTCGGAAAGGAGGTGCGCACGTATGCAAGAAGTTCGAGTCGTCCTCGCCGATGAACGGCTCTTCGTCGGTCACTCGCCGAGTGGTCGGGCCATCGTCATTGACGCTGACCGAGAGCGGGACAGCGCTCCGGGCCCCATGCAGTTACTCTTGCTCGCCCTGGGCGCGTGTACGGGCACGGATGTCGCGACTATTCTGAAGAAGAAGCGGCAAGTGGTCACGCATTACGAAGTGCGTGTCTCCGCCGAACAGCGCGAGGAGTATCCCCGCATCTGGCAGGACATCGTCGTGCGACACATCGTGCGCGGGCGCCAGATCTCTGAGGGAGCTGTGCGAGAAGCCATCCGCCTCTCTGAGACGAAATATTGCAGCGTCTCAGCGATGCTCGGTGCTGCGACGACCGTCACCATGACCTACGAGATCCAGGAGGAGGAAGTGGCCTCATGAGCGCGGCGTCTCAGGAACATCGGAAGATCGTCGAGCGTCCTTCCGAAGACGCGCGCCGTCCTTTTCCTGATCTCCCGCCCCCGATCTTCGTCGTGCAAAAACATCACGCTTCGCGTTTGCACTACGACTTTCGTCTCGAAATCGGCGGCGTGCTCGTCTCGTGGGCGATTCCCAAGGGGCCGTCGCTCTCGCCGCGGGAGCGACGATTGGCCATTCAAACGGAGGATCACCCTTTGGGATACGCGACGTTCGAGGGAAAGATCCCGCCGGGAAATTACGGCGCCGGGACCGTCATCGTGTGGGATTATGGGCGCTGGGAGATGTTATCGCCGGACCAGGATCCGATGCGCGCGCTGCGGGCCGGGACGTTGAAATTCGTCCTGTACGGGCGAAAACTGCATGGCCGATGGGCGCTCGTTCGCTTGAAGGGGCGCACGGAAAAGGAATGGCTCCTCATCAAAGAGCGCGATGAGGAGGCGCGCGAAGCACCGGCGATCACGGAAGCGGAACCGCGCTCGGCGCTCTCCGGGCGCACGCTGGAAGAAGTCGAGCGAGATCCGAACGCCCCCGTGCTCTCGTGCCACGATTTCGGATGAGGCCGAAGCACTTGACGCTATGGCCGAAGCGTATTCTAATTCGCACGGTGCCGATGCGACAGATTCGGCGTGAGCATGACCGGCACGAGGACCGGGACGCGATCGTTCCGGTCGCAGTGGGAAGAGTCCGCGTCGTTGTCCCCGGAGGCCCCGGCATTCGTCCCAAGTCTTTCGGATGGACGCGACGCACCATTGCACAGGATCGAGCTGAGGGAGCGACCTATGCACAGCTACTTCCGGATCGTGAGCGAGTTGGATCGGCTCTTGAAGAGCACGTTGCCCCCGGATCAATGGGATGCGCGTGTCGCCGAGTTGGCACGACGGATCGAGCGCGAGGACACGCGCATCATCCCGCTTTTATTCAAGAAACTGCGCAACACGCGAGATTCGGAACTCGCCTCCCTCATCGTCTTCGTCATTGAAAAACTCGAGGATCCCACAGTTGTCGAAGGCGTCCTGGAGCTCATGCGCGATCCCTCGGTTGCGGACGAGGTCAAGATCGAGCTTCTTCCCTTCCTCCTCCGCCACGGGATAGATCTCTCCTCCCCGAGCCTCGCCGCTACCTTCAATGATCCGCAAGGGATCATCCATACGCTCATCGAGTGGCTGTTGGATGGCCTGGAGAACGACGAGAACGCTATCGGTTCGATCGTCGAGAATCTCGGGCAATGGGATCGGACATCGCAGCGACGATGGTTGAGCTATTTCGGCGAGAGAGGTGATGAACGAGCGTTGCCGCTTCTGGCCACGGTGGCCGAATCCCACGATGCGGAACTAGCACGGATGGCCATCGCGGAGATCGCGCGCATTCCCTCAGGGCGCGCCGTTTTCGTCCTGGAGACGCTCTTCAATCACCGTCAGACGTTACGGGGAGAGATCGAGCGCGCGCTGCGGAAACTGCGGACCGCGGGGTTCGCAGCGCAGCCCTTGTTTCCCGCGATCGGACGGGTGCGAGAATGCTGGCTCACGCACATTGACGGTTATGGGAGTCAGCTCCTGCTGATCGCTCGCGAAGGGGAAGGCGGCCGATACGAAGTGGCGTTGTTCATGTTGAACGAATGCGAGGGGATCAAAGAATGCTATAGCGTTCGAAAGCTCACTGAGCGCGCGTATCGCCACGCCGTGACCATGCTGCATCGCGAGATGCCGCTTATCCCGGTGAGCTACGATGACGCGCGCGCGCTCGTCTGCGACGCTCTCTTCGCCGCGCGACGCCATGGTGCGCTCATCTGCCCGGAATTCGCCTTCCGCCGGCGGATCTTCGGGGAGGATGATCTCACGCCGAAGGAATATCGTCCGGAATTTCCGCGATTCCTACTGACAGAAGTGCGTCGGCATCGCGCGGAGCTTTTGGCGGCCTCGGATCGGTTGCTCACTGTGCTTCCCTTCTCCGAATGGTGGTTCGATGTGCCCGCCGCGCACGACTTCGTCGTGCAGGAGGGACTCCATCGAGCGCGTGGTCGCCTCCGCCTATCGCGGAAGACCGTGCGCGCGTTCGTCGAGAAGGTGCTTGAACCTCACCGCGAGCTGTTGATCCGGAGATTCGCGCTGACGGCCAAACTCTCGCTTCACCTCGCCCGTCGTCGGAATGTCTCCCGGGCGATTTGGGAGACGACGTTGGCCCTTTGGGATGCCTCGCGCGATCGGCGGCGATCGCTTTGGCGTATCCCCTTCTTCTCCAAATTGGCGCAAATGACGATCGAACAGGTGATGGCGGAAATTGATCATCCGATCGCCCCATCGTCTTAATCTGAGTCTCGGGAGGTCGCCATGCCGGTGAAATCGGACAAGTGGATTCGTCGGATGGCTTTGGAATACGGCATGATCGTCCCCTTCGAGGAGCGCTTGATTCGCGAAGTCGAAGGTCGGCGGATCATCAGCGCGGGCCTCTCCAGCTACGGGTATGACATTCGCCTCGCCAAGGACGGCTTCTTCATCTTCTCTCCGATCAAGGGGCGAGAGATTGATCCCAAGAACTTCGACACGAGCAGCCTGATCGAAGCCCCGTTGCGCACGGCCGAGGACGGATCGCAGTATTGGCTCTTGCCTCCGCTCTCCTACGCTCTCGGCGTCACAGTCGAGACGTTCAATATTCCGCGGCGGGTGATCGGCCTGGCCTTCGGCAAGAGCACCTATGCGCGCTCGGGAGTCATCATTAATGCGACGCCGCTCGAACCCTGTTGGCGAGGCCGCTTAGTGCTGGAGATTTCGAACTCCGCCGATCTCCCCGTCCGTATCTACGCCGAAGAGGGCATCGGACAGATCATCTTCATCGAGAGCGATGAGGAGTGCGAGGTCTCGTACGAAGACCGACAGGGGAAATACCAGGATCAAACCGGATTGGTTCCGCCGAAGGTTTGAAGACAATGTTCCTTATTCGCCTCCCTCAATGAGGGCGGCAGCCAGAAGCGGGATCAAAATCTCATGATGCCCCGTCAAGGCAAAGCCGCGGCCTACGCCGGCGACCGGACGTCGCACGACGTTCGTCATCGGGCGGTAGTGTTGGATGAAATCGAAGTTCGCCGTCGTGATGTCGTGGAGTTTCACGCCGAGATTGCGCACGACGGTGACGGCTTTTAAAAAGACTTCGGGCAACATCACAGCGGAGCCCACGTTGAGATAGACGCCGCCGCCCTCCATCTCTCGCACAAGGGAGCAGAAGAGGCGGAAATCGCGATGGCTGGTGGCGCCAATGGCCTCGCCGCTTGCCGAAGGATGAATGTGCGTGATGTCCGCGCCGAGGCTAATATGTACGGTCATCGGCACGCGCTCGGCATACGCGGCATAAAGGAGCGAGAAGGTCTTGTAGGGAGGATCGAGCCGGTACAAAGCACGCCCGATGGCCTCGCCCATCCCCAGGCCATCCCGAAACCCCTCGCCAATGGCTTCATTGATCAAGCGGCCCGTCTCCTCAGCCATGCCAAATCGCCCCTCTCCGAGCGATGCTTCCACATCCTCGGAAGTCGCTCCGCAAAGCGCGATCTCGAAATCATGAATCACCCCGGCCCCCGTCATGGCCACACCGGTGATCATCCGCCGCTGCACAAGATCAATCAGGATCGGCGCCAGACCGCATTTGATGACGTGTCCCCCTAGGCCCATAAGGACTGGCTTCCCTCGCCGCCGCGCCCGCTGAATGCTCGCGACGATCGCTCGAAAATCCTCCCCAGCGAGTATGCGTGGAAGGCTATCGAGAAAGGTCTTCAGCGATGTCCCTGGTTTATAGGGCCGCGCGAACTCGCGAATCGTGACCTTACTCGGGCGATCGGCGAGGCGATAGGTGCGAAGCGGTGTGAGATCAATCGGACGTTGCTCGTAGATGCTCATCCGACGACCGCCCAGCGAAGGAGGAGGGACTTCCCCCCTCCCCGAGCGAGAGATTCACCGTGATCTCGGCAGGATCAGCTCGCGGTCCAGCACCATGCCGATCTCCGTCCCCGACGGGACTTCGACTTCAGCCCCTTTGCGCAGGAGCGCAGCGGCTGTGCCCAAGCCCGCACCGACGGCTGCGCCGATGCCTGCCCCTTTCCCTCCACCCGCAGCAGCGCCGATGACAGCTCCTACACCGGCGCCGCCACCGATGAAGACGACGTCGCGCTTGATGGATGAGCCGCCCTTGACTTCTCCTTCCTCCCCAACCTGGCGCTTCTCTCCCTCAGGGGTCTCCAAGCTCGCGAGCGAACCGTAGATCTTATACTTCTGCCCCGATGGGAGCTGAAGCTCCTCGAACGTGACGGCGATCGTACCGCTTCGCCGCCGCGCCGCTCGCGTGACAGAAGTCACGCGCCCGGTCACGATGCTTCCGACGGGCACAGCTACTACATCACCGACGACAACAGGAGCGATGACTTCCGCCATGAAGGTGTCTCCCTTCTGGGCCGTCCGAGAGCTGAGCCCCTGTCGCAGTCGCAGCCGAAAGAGCGTATCCACGGGAACTCGAACGCTTCCCTGCGCAGCCGCGATGCCCAGCGGGCGAGCGGCTTCCCATTTGCTCACGGTGAGCGGCCCAGCCAAAAGCGCGAATGTGGGTATCAAACCAAGTGCCATAAAGCGCTTCATCATCGTTTCCTCCTCATGGTGAAGTGAAACGCCACTATCTTTAGATGCGTCCTGAGCCTTCTGCGACGTCCCACCGAGGGAGAATTCCCCTCGCGGCTCACGGCGTGATGAATTGTCGCGCATTCTCCGGCGTGATGATCACTCCGCGGGCGACATGGCCCACCGAGGGCAATCGCGCCGGTTGCCCATTGATCGTCACTTTCAGAGCAGGAACGCTCCCCACTGACAAGCGTACCTGTTTCCTCGGTGTGAACGTGCGGACATCGCCAGCGCGCAGCATCTCCTGTCGAGGCTTGGGCTCATCGTCCACTTGAACCGAGATCCAACAATTCCCCGTCGCCTCCAGCCGGACCTCCAATGGAGTGGCAGGTACGCTCGGGACTTGCTCGCGAGAAGCGGCAGCCGCAGCCCCCTCCAAGCTCACAGAATCCGATGGAGCTACTGGAGCGACGTCAGAAGAAGACACCGATGGGGTTGCCGGCGTGGGAACCGACTCTGGGAGGCGAGTTGGTTCCTGCTCCTCGGGAGAAACAACGGGTGCGCGACTCGCTCTCCAGCTCTCCCACAACTGCTTTCCCTCTCGCTGCCAGTAATGCCACCCCCCATATCCGCCTAGCGCCAAGACCCCCACAACGAAGAGGACGACGACGACCCGAGTCCAAAAGATGGAGCGCGCGCGTTCGGCCGCTACGGTCGTGAAGGGGTATCGTGGGACGTCCTCTCGTACCTGTCCCGTTTGTTCGTAATATCGGGCGATCGCTTCCTCCTCATCCATCCCCACATGACGGGCATAGGTGCGAATGAAGGAACGAGTGAAGAGTCCTCCCGGCAGGGACTGAAAGTCATCTTCCTCGATGGCACGGAGGAAACGCACGGCCACCCGCGTGGCATTCGAAATATCCTCTAATTCGATCCCTCGGGCCTCGCGACGGCGCTTCAATTCTTGGCCGAGCGTCAGCCGTTCCGTTTGCATTTCCCCTCTCCAACGCTGTTAAAATATGCCGTGCCCCCCTTGAGCTGTCAAGCACCCGCTCCGCGACGCAAGCGCTCGATGAAAATTGGCGGGAGCGTTCGCGCTCGTCCCTCCCGATCCACGACAACGTGGACCGTCTCTCCTTCGGCAAGCTTCCGCCCATCCTCTCCGAGGATCTCGTAGCGAAAGCTCAACGAACGCTTGCGCGTTTCCCCGAGCCAGGTGCGGATGATGATCTCATCGTCGTAGCGGGCTGGCGCTAAATACCGACACCGCGCCTCGACCACGACCAGGTAGAGTCCCCATTCCTCCTCAAGCTGCCGATAGGCGAACCCGCGCTGTCGACAAAACTCGCTACGTCCAACCTCGAACCAAACGAAATGATTCGCGTAATAGGCCACGCCCATTTGATCGGTCTCCGCATAGCGCACCCGCGTCGCCACTTCGACCGGATCTCGACGCCCCTCATCCATGCCCATTTCTCCTCGCGAAAGCCGACGTTTGACAAACCCTCCGACTTCGGTTACAAACGAAGTGAAATGTAGAGCGAAAGGCACGAAGATGTCAAAACGAAGCTCCATCTCGCCTCTCTCACGACGCCGAATCGCATGGGTGACTGGGTGCTTCGCGCTCCTTTTGCTGTCAGCCGCCTCTTCTCCAGATCGGCTCTCGGCCTTGAGGCAGACGACTCGCCCGAGCGCTTTGAATGTGGTCGAGGAGGTTCTGGCCGAAGTCAGCCGTCTTCGCGGGCTCTCGGTGCGACATCCAGTCAAGGCCGGCATCCAATCCCGCGCGGAGATCGAACGCCATCTGGTGGAAGATTTGAACGAGCGGATCTCTCCTGAAGAATTCGATGCGGCGGCGAAGGTCCTCATCGCCTTCGGCCTGGCACCGCGTGGGTTCGACTATCGCGATCTCCTGCTGCGGATTTTGACCGAGCAGGTCGCCGGATACTATCGCCCGAAGACGAAGACGCTCTATCTGGCCGATTGGCTGACGTTCGAGGAACAACGTCTGGTCATGGTGCACGAGTTGGTCCACGCCCTTCAAGATCAGCATTTCAACCTCGCGCGCTTCGAAGACGGCCCGAAAGGCGAGAGCGATCGTGATCTCGCCGTGCATGCATTGATCGAGGGCGAGGCCATGGGGGTGATGCTCACCTATATACTGAAGCCCCAGGGCCTAGATTTGACTTCGATCCCCGTCCCTCTCACAGCCATTTTCGAGCAGCTTCAGGCGATGGACGACGATCGCAGTCGAGTCCTGCAAAGCGCTCCTGCGGCCGTGCGTGAGAGTTTGCTGTTCCCCTACACCTATGGGACGGCCTTCGTCCAATATCTCGTGCGGCGGGAGTCATGGACGCGCGTCTCCCGCGCATATGCCGATCCGCCGGATTCGACTGAGCAAATCCTTCATCCGGAGAAATTCTTCTCCCGCGATCGCCCCATTCGCATCCGCTTGAACGAGATTCGTTCTCTTCTTGGTCGGTCCGTGCGGAAGCGGATGGCTGATCGTAACGGCGAATTCGGATACCGCCTCATCCTTCAGGAGTACGTGGACAAACGAACGGCCGAACGAGCGGCGGAAGGATGGGAGGGAGACCAATTCGCGCTCTACGAGGACGCGCGCACAGGACACCTCATCCTCGTTCACCTCTCCACGTGGGAGAGCGAGGCCGAGGCTCGCGAGTTCGCTGATGCATACGGACGTCGCACGATGCGCCGCTATAAGATGGCGCGCGAGATCCCTTACGGGCTGGAGGCGTCGGGGCGAGCATGGGAGACGGATCAGGGGCGCGTCTACATCGAGCGTCGTGGAGCAGACGTGCTCGTCGTGGAGGGCTTGCCGAACCAATTAGCGGATCGCTGGCCTCGATTGCGACGCATCTTGTGGACGAGCCGCAAGCTCGCTCCACGAGAAGAAGGGATCCGCGAGCGCGCCCTGGCAATGCCGCCTCGTGTGATCCCCATCTCAGAGCAGCGCGAGACTCGATGAGAGGGCCATATGCCTCGATCCGTGGGGTCCGTTCTCACGCTCCTCCTCCTCGCAATGCCCTCGCTTCCCTTCTCGACAAATGAGCGGCAAGCGGAGACTTCGGCCGCTGATCCCGTCTATCTCGCCTTGCGCCAGATGCAACCGGGCGAGGAGCGTGCGAGCGTCGAGGAAATGGAGCTGCGGCGCGATGCTGGTCACTTCTTCTTCCATCGCGGGACGTTCTATTTCTTCGCGCCAGTGATGGGGCGCACGCTCGGAGCTATCTTCGTGGGCGAAGGGACATTCACGCTCTCCCCTTCACTTGAGGTCGAGCGACAATTCCTCGCCCATCTGACAGGCACTAGCGAGTTGCGCGAGCCCTTCGAGGAGGCGATCCTCTACTTCACCGACAGGACGGGAGAAGAGCTGCGCCGGCATCTCACAATCACTCGCGCCCCACCGTCGAAACCGATCGCAGATCGAATCCGCGAGCATCAACGGGTGGTGCGGCGTCAGCTCAAGCCCGCGCTCGAATTGCGCCTGCTGGCCGATCTCTATGCGCCACAGCGTGAGGGTTTCTTCCTCTGCTTCCTGAAGGGGAAGAAGCACCCGAAGCTCGTGTTTGGCGTAGATCCCCTTGGATTCGCCCCTTCGCTGCCAAGCCCTGAAGAAGTAGGTCTGGCGAGCTATGAGGAGACGACTCAGGGCATCTGGGCGCTCTTTCACCGCAACGCGGAGCGAGCCTCGGCCAACGTTGAAGAGAAAGATCATCGCGAGTACGATCTGACGCAGTATCGCCTCCAGGTCAGCTTGGATCGCGGCGGACGGTTAGACGTCACGGCGGAAGTCACCTTCGTCCCTCTCCAACCGCATCTGCGCGTCATTCGCTTCTCCCTTTTCCCGAAACTGCGCGTCGAACGCGCGTGGGATGCGGCGGGAAATCCCCTCCCATTCCTTCAAGCGGACGAAGAAGAGGGGGAGGCGCTGGCCATAATCTTTCCGGAACCGCTTCCGGTAGGCGTGCCGCGCACCGTGTCCCTTCGCTATGGCGGCAGCGGAGCCGTGCGTCCGAGCGGTCCCGGCAACTATATCCTCATCCCCGAAGCGCGGTCCACCTGGTATCCGAACAACTGGCAAATGCCCTTCGGCGATCGCGCGACGTTCGAGCTCACGTTCACGATTCCACGCGACCATACGATCGTCGCCACGGGGCATCCTCGCGATCGGGATTCGGAGAGGTCGCGCTGGACGAGCGAGTGGCCCACCACGGTCGCGGGGTTCAATTTCGGCCTCTTCCAGACGCGACAGCGGATCGAGGAGGGGATCGCTCTCGAAGTCTACACGAATCCGACTGAACCGGATGAAATCCGCCGCGTGCAATTGCTGGCGGAGCAGTTGGAACGACGAGGCATTCGCCTGGATCTGCCGATGGGGAGTCTGACCACAAGCGGCCTTGCGGAGAATATGCTCATCGAGGCGCTCAACGCGATGCGTATCTTCACCCGCTACTTCGGACCGAATCCCTACGGGCGCATCGCGCTCTCGCAGCAACCGGCCGCGTTCTTCGGACAAAGCTGGCCGATGCTCATTTATCTGCCGTACACGGCGTTCCTGGACGGCACGCAGCGACGCGCACTCGGCTTGCCCGTGCGTTTCTCCGAATTCACGGATGTCGTCGGCGCACACGAGGTCGCCCACCAATGGTGGGGGCATATCGTGAGCTGGAAGACGTACCGCGATCAATGGATGTCCGAAGGCTTCTCGGATTTCTCGGCCGCGCTTTATCTGCAGTTCGCCTTTCACCAGGACCCGGAGCGACGCTTGAAGCGATTCCTCGATTTCTGGAAAAGCCAACGCGAGGTGATCACGCAAAAGGCTTTACTCGGCCTCACTCGCACGAGTCTGGAGCCTTATCGGGTTGGTCCGCTCATCCTGGGCGTGCGCTTGAACACGGGACGAACAAGCGGGGCTTATGAGCGACTCGCATATGCGAAGGGGGCCTTCGTCCTACATATGCTACGCATGATGCTGCGCGATCCGCGCGCTCCCCTGGGACAGGGCGATGACCGATTCATCGCTCTGATGCGCGAGTTCGTCCGCACCTACGCGCATCGCGCGGCCTCGACCCAGGACTTTCAACGGATCGTCGAGAAACATATGACGCCGGAAATGGACCTGGAGGGGAACGGGCGCATGGAATGGTTCTTCCGACAATGGGTCTACGGGACGGCCATCCCGCATTACGTGCTTCACTATCGGATCCACCCAACCCCGGATGGCAAGCATCGGCTTTGGCTCAAAGTCTCTCAAAGCCGCGTGCCCGATGATTTCCGCATGCTCGTCCCCGTCTATCTCGATTACGGCGAGGGGAAGCTCGTGCGCCTGGGTACGGCGACCTTACAGGGGAATGGTTCGGTCGAGACCGAAGTGACGCTGGCAACCCCTCCCCGACGCGTCCTCTTGAACGCCTTCGAAGACGTGCTGTGCACAAAGGAGGAAAAGGCCGCGAAGTGAGTCGCGATTTGCGCCTCCCTGGCCGAGCGGCGTATATTTACATCGTGTCGAATTCGAGAGAGCGAGGGGTGATCATGTCAACGAAAGTGATCGAGCCAATCGCGCGAATCGTGACGTTGGAGGACCTACTGCAAGATGAGACGGCCCTGGCCTATGTCGAGGCGGCTGATGCCGTGCTCGAAGCGATCGGCTATACGGAGCACGGTATCCGACATGCGAAGAAGACGGGGAAATGGGCACGCGAGATCCTGCAAAAACTCGGCTATGAGCCACCGCTGCCGGAGCTGGCGGCCATCGCCGGCTTCTTCCACGACGCGGGCAACGTCATCAATCGAAATGTGCACGCTCAATCGGGCGCGCTCATGGC
It encodes the following:
- a CDS encoding DUF4115 domain-containing protein, which codes for MQTERLTLGQELKRRREARGIELEDISNATRVAVRFLRAIEEDDFQSLPGGLFTRSFIRTYARHVGMDEEEAIARYYEQTGQVREDVPRYPFTTVAAERARSIFWTRVVVVLFVVGVLALGGYGGWHYWQREGKQLWESWRASRAPVVSPEEQEPTRLPESVPTPATPSVSSSDVAPVAPSDSVSLEGAAAAASREQVPSVPATPLEVRLEATGNCWISVQVDDEPKPRQEMLRAGDVRTFTPRKQVRLSVGSVPALKVTINGQPARLPSVGHVARGVIITPENARQFITP
- a CDS encoding OsmC family protein, which encodes MQEVRVVLADERLFVGHSPSGRAIVIDADRERDSAPGPMQLLLLALGACTGTDVATILKKKRQVVTHYEVRVSAEQREEYPRIWQDIVVRHIVRGRQISEGAVREAIRLSETKYCSVSAMLGAATTVTMTYEIQEEEVAS
- a CDS encoding deoxyhypusine synthase family protein, with protein sequence MSIYEQRPIDLTPLRTYRLADRPSKVTIREFARPYKPGTSLKTFLDSLPRILAGEDFRAIVASIQRARRRGKPVLMGLGGHVIKCGLAPILIDLVQRRMITGVAMTGAGVIHDFEIALCGATSEDVEASLGEGRFGMAEETGRLINEAIGEGFRDGLGMGEAIGRALYRLDPPYKTFSLLYAAYAERVPMTVHISLGADITHIHPSASGEAIGATSHRDFRLFCSLVREMEGGGVYLNVGSAVMLPEVFLKAVTVVRNLGVKLHDITTANFDFIQHYRPMTNVVRRPVAGVGRGFALTGHHEILIPLLAAALIEGGE
- a CDS encoding acyl-CoA thioesterase → MDEGRRDPVEVATRVRYAETDQMGVAYYANHFVWFEVGRSEFCRQRGFAYRQLEEEWGLYLVVVEARCRYLAPARYDDEIIIRTWLGETRKRSLSFRYEILGEDGRKLAEGETVHVVVDREGRARTLPPIFIERLRRGAGA
- a CDS encoding M1 family aminopeptidase, with protein sequence MPRSVGSVLTLLLLAMPSLPFSTNERQAETSAADPVYLALRQMQPGEERASVEEMELRRDAGHFFFHRGTFYFFAPVMGRTLGAIFVGEGTFTLSPSLEVERQFLAHLTGTSELREPFEEAILYFTDRTGEELRRHLTITRAPPSKPIADRIREHQRVVRRQLKPALELRLLADLYAPQREGFFLCFLKGKKHPKLVFGVDPLGFAPSLPSPEEVGLASYEETTQGIWALFHRNAERASANVEEKDHREYDLTQYRLQVSLDRGGRLDVTAEVTFVPLQPHLRVIRFSLFPKLRVERAWDAAGNPLPFLQADEEEGEALAIIFPEPLPVGVPRTVSLRYGGSGAVRPSGPGNYILIPEARSTWYPNNWQMPFGDRATFELTFTIPRDHTIVATGHPRDRDSERSRWTSEWPTTVAGFNFGLFQTRQRIEEGIALEVYTNPTEPDEIRRVQLLAEQLERRGIRLDLPMGSLTTSGLAENMLIEALNAMRIFTRYFGPNPYGRIALSQQPAAFFGQSWPMLIYLPYTAFLDGTQRRALGLPVRFSEFTDVVGAHEVAHQWWGHIVSWKTYRDQWMSEGFSDFSAALYLQFAFHQDPERRLKRFLDFWKSQREVITQKALLGLTRTSLEPYRVGPLILGVRLNTGRTSGAYERLAYAKGAFVLHMLRMMLRDPRAPLGQGDDRFIALMREFVRTYAHRAASTQDFQRIVEKHMTPEMDLEGNGRMEWFFRQWVYGTAIPHYVLHYRIHPTPDGKHRLWLKVSQSRVPDDFRMLVPVYLDYGEGKLVRLGTATLQGNGSVETEVTLATPPRRVLLNAFEDVLCTKEEKAAK
- the dcd gene encoding dCTP deaminase, which codes for MPVKSDKWIRRMALEYGMIVPFEERLIREVEGRRIISAGLSSYGYDIRLAKDGFFIFSPIKGREIDPKNFDTSSLIEAPLRTAEDGSQYWLLPPLSYALGVTVETFNIPRRVIGLAFGKSTYARSGVIINATPLEPCWRGRLVLEISNSADLPVRIYAEEGIGQIIFIESDEECEVSYEDRQGKYQDQTGLVPPKV